In one window of Helianthus annuus cultivar XRQ/B chromosome 17, HanXRQr2.0-SUNRISE, whole genome shotgun sequence DNA:
- the LOC110897710 gene encoding protein trichome birefringence-like 39, translating into MGSFTSLLSLSLFLFFCQINATSFLNSSKANSCNVFKGKWVYDPSYPLYNPATCPFIDPEFDCVKYARPDRSYLKYRWQPFGCNLPRFNGVEFLQRWKGKKIMFVGDSLSYNMWISLSCMIHSWAPNAKYTLVKSGGSLTILTFQDYGLQLLIYRTTTLVDIVNQNEGRVLKLDSIKQGSAWMGMDMLIFNSWHWWTHTGRDQPWDYMGEGGKLYKDMNRLVAYYKGMTTWSRWVNRYVDPSKTKVFFQGISPIHYQGKDWNEPSKSCKGETQPFFGLRYPAGTPMASVVLNKVLARVKKPVYLLDITTLSQYRKDAHPTYYSGNHIGLDCSHWCLPGLPDTWNILLYAAISG; encoded by the exons ATGGGATCCTTCACCTCATTATTAAGCTTgtcattatttttgtttttttgtcaaataaatgCCACTTCTTTCCTCAATTCTTCAAAAGCTAACTCTTGCAATGTCTTCAAAGGCAAATGGGTCTATGATCCATCTTACCCTCTTTACAACCCTGCTACATGTCCTTTCATAGATCCGGAATTCGATTGTGTCAAATACGCGCGACCCGACCGGTCATATCTCAAGTACAGGTGGCAGCCTTTCGGTTGTAACCTTCCAAG GTTTAACGGCGTGGAGTTCCTACAAAGATGGAAGGGGAAGAAGATCATGTTTGTGGGTGACTCACTGAGTTACAACATGTGGATCTCACTGAGTTGCATGATTCATTCATGGGCGCCAAACGCAAAATACACACTTGTCAAAAGTGGCGGAAGTCTTACTATTCTTACTTTCCAG GATTACGGACTTCAATTGTTAATATATCGCACAACCACTCTAGTTGACATTGTGAACCAAAACGAGGGACGTGTACTTAAACTAGACTCGATCAAGCAAGGAAGCGCATGGATGGGAATGGACATGTTAATCTTTAACTCATGGCATTGGTGGACTCACACCGGTCGTGACCAACC GTGGGATTACATGGGAGAAGGAGGAAAATTATACAAAGACATGAATAGACTCGTGGCCTATTATAAAGGGATGACGACTTGGTCGAGATGGGTCAATCGATATGTTGACCCTTCGAAAACCAAAGTCTTCTTCCAAGGCATTTCCCCGATCCATTACCA GGGAAAGGACTGGAACGAGCCATCAAAATCATGCAAGGGTGAAACTCAACCATTTTTCGGTTTAAGGTATCCTGCGGGCACACCTATGGCATCAGTGGTACTAAATAAAGTGTTGGCACGAGTCAAGAAACCAGTCTACTTACTCGACATCACGACACTTTCTCAATATCGGAAGGATGCCCACCCGACCTACTATAGTGGCAACCACATCGGTCTAGATTGTAGCCATTGGTGCCTTCCCGGATTGCCAGATACTTGGAACATACTTCTATATGCAGCTATCTCTGGCTAA